The window GACCTCCACTGCCTATACCCAGTGGCCCATCTGCATTGAGCTTGTTTTAAACCACGGCGCTCCTTTATGGTATGGCAAGCAGGTTTGCCCGGATATGGGTGACTTAAGCAATTTCAAAACTTATGAAGAGTTTGAAGCTGCCGTAAAAGAAGAAATTAAATACATTACAAAGTGGACCGATGTTGCCACCGTAATTTCCCAGAGAGTTCACAGGGACTTAGCTCCAAAGCCACTCATGTCCATCATGTATGAAGGCTGTATGGAAAAGGCCAGGGATGTATCCGCAGGCGGCGCCATGTATAACTTCGGGCCTGGTGTGGTATGGTCCGGACTTGCTACTTATGCAGATTCCATGGCAGCCATCAAGAAGCTTGTATTTGAAGAGAAAAAGTATACACTGGAGCAGTTAAACCAGGCTTTAAAGGCTGATTTTGTGGGATATGACCAGATCCGTACCGATTGCCTTAATGCTCCGAAATACGGAAATGATGATGATTATGCAGATTTAATTGCTGCTGACCTGGTTGACTTTACAGAGCATGAACACAGGAAATATAAGACGTTATATTCTGTTTTAAGCCATGGTACCTTATCCATTTCCAATAACACCCCATTCGGACAGATGACAGGCGCTTCTGCCAACGGCCGTAACGCATGGCTGCCTCTTTCCGATGGAATCAGCCCGACCCAGGGTGCAGATTTCAAGGGACCCACCGCAATCATCAAGTCCGTATCCAAGATGTCCAATGACAGCATGAACATCGGTATGGTTCATAACTTTAAGATCATGGCAGGACTTTTAGATACTCCGGAAGGGGAAGAAAGCCTGATCACCCTCCTTCGTACGGCCTGCATGTTCGGAAACGGTGAGATGCAGTTTAACTATCTGGACAACGATACCTTAGTTAAGGCTCAAAAAGCTCCGGAGCTGTACCGTGACTTAATCGTCCGCGTAGCCGGCTACAGCGCATTCTTTGTAGAGCTATGCAAGGATGTACAGGATGAGATCATAAGCAGAACCATGCTGACACATTTCTAAAAGAAAACGGAGAACAATCACAATGGACCATGGAACAACAGGAGAGATTGAGCGTAAAGCGTTTATCTTTAACGTGCAGAAATACAACATGTATGACGGGCCGGGAATCAGAACCCTGGTATTCTTTAAAGGCTGTCCCCTCCGGTGTAAATGGTGCTCCAATCCAGAAGGAATGGTGCGGAAATTCCAGGTGATGTATAAGCAAAATTCCTGTGTAAGCTGCGGGGCGTGCGCTGATGTGTGCCCCGTAGGAATCCATGTAATGTCCAAAGAGACGGGAAAACATGAAATCCAGCGGGAAAAGGACTGCATCGGTTGCATGAAATGCAAAAATGCCTGTCCCAATGCAGCGCTGACCATTGCCGGAGAAGTTAAGACCATTTCAGAACTGCTTAAAATCGTGGAAGAGGATGCTGCCTTTTATGATATTTCAGGCGGCGGCGTGACACTTGGCGGCGGAGAAGTGACCGCCCAGCCGGAAGCGGCTTTAAACCTGTTAATGGCCTGCAAGCAGGAAGGGATCAATACAGCCATTGAGACCTGCGGTTATACAAGTACGGAAACCATTTTAAGAATCGCGGAGTATGTGGACTTATTCCTGTTTGATATCAAGCATATGGACCCTGTCCGCCACAATGAGCTGGTGGGCGTGAACAATGAACAGATTCTTACCAACTTAAAGGAACTGCTTCACCGCCGTTTCAACGTAAAGGTCCGCATGCCCATGCTGAAGGGAATCAATGACAGCCGGGAGGAAATCGACGGGGTAATTAAATTCCTGATGCCCTTCCGTGATTATAAAAATTTTAAGGGAATTGACTTACTTCCATACCATAAGCTGGGAGTTAATAAATACAATCAGCTTGATATGGAATACCCCATTGAAGGTGATCCAAGCTTAAGCATGGAGGATTTAGACCGGATCGAAGGGTGGATAAAGGAATACCGGTTCCCGGTCACTGTGGTGAAGCATTAAGAAAGGGGAAGAGGCCATGATTGAGATGCAGCGTGTCATAGAGGAATCCGTTCCGGGCAAGCAGGTGACCATAGCCCATGTGATCGCATCTCCCATACCGGAGGTGTATGAATGCCTTGGCATCGATGAAATGGGAGCCATCGGAATTCTCACCCTGTCCCCTTTTGAAACCTCCATCATTGCGGCGGATATTGCGGCAAAGGCGGCAGACGTGGAAATCGGCTTTTTAGACCGTTTTACAGGCTCTGTAATCATTGCAGGAGATGTGGACAGCGTGGAAACTGCTTTGACTGCGGTATGTGATACCTTAAAGCGGGGGCTAGGTTATATGGTGCCCGCGGTAACAAAAACATGAGAAAAAAGCGGATCATGATCATCGGTCCCGGCGGCAGCGGGAAAACTTCCCTGGCCAACGTTATAAACGGTCTCACCGGTCCGGCCAGGAAAACCCAGAACATGGTATATGGGAAAAAAACTCTGGATGTGCCGGGGGTTTACTTGGAAAGTCCCTGGATGCACAAGCATATCATAGCGGCGGCACAGGATGCCTCTCATGTGTTGATGCTGGTAGACCAGTCATCATGCCGGGAAAGTTATCCGCCTGGATTTGCAAAAGCCTTCCGGGTCCCGGTGATCGGCGTGATTACAGGAGACGGAGAAAAAACGGAAAATGATGGCTGGTGTATCCGTCAGCTGAAAAAAACCGGGGCAAAGGAGCCCTATTACCATATCAATCTGTCTGAAGGGACCGGACTTCTTGAATTATTGGAAGAATTAAAATAAAAGGAAATGCCCTATGGGCAAATAAGAGGAAACACCCTGCGGGTATACCTGAATGCCCAAAATACATGGGCAAATAAGAGGAAAGGAGGGAAATGTAACGTGGAGCAATTTGTAATGAATACAAAGGTATATATGGGATCTTCCTGTCTGGATAAGATGAAGGAACTTCCTGTGACAAAGGCTTATATTATCTGTGACCCCTTTATGGCCCAATGCGGCAAGGTGGACATGATCACAGAGCTTTTGAAGGAAAAAGGGAGCAGCTATGAAGTGTTTTCCGAAGTAGTGCCGGATCCTACCATTGAAGTGGTCTCAAAGGCCATCGGCGGAATGAAGTGTTTTGGTCCGGATGCAGTGATCGCCTTTGGCGGCGGTTCTGCCATTGATACTGCCAAGGCAGCAAGCCATATTTACAGCCAGATGGGAAATGGGAAGCTGTTTTTGATCGCAGTTCCCACAACCAGTGGTACCGGCAGTGAAGTGACCAGTTTTTCCGTGATCTCTGATCCCCAGGCCCAGGCCAAATATCCGCTGCGCTCCGACAGCATGGTGCCGGATGCGGCATTCCTTGATCCCCGGTTTACGGTGTCTGTTCCGCCTCATATTACGGCGGATACCGGAATGGATGTTCTGACTCATGCCCTGGAAGCTTATGTTTCAACCAATGCAGGTGATTTTACCGATGCCTGCGCAGAAAAGGCTGTAAGGCTGGTATGGAACTACCTGGCACGTACCGTAGAGGACGGAAGCGACATGGAAGCCAGAACTCACATGCACAATGCATCCTGTCTGGCCGGAGTTGCTTTTAACGGAGCTTCCTTAGGGCTTTGCCACAGCATGGCCCATGCTCTTGGAGCACGGTTTCACATTCCTCACGGAAGAAGCAATGCCATCCTGCTTCCCCATGTCATCAGCTACAATGCCGGACTGGAAGACGCAGGTGAACAGAAAGCCTGCGGCAGGTATGTGGCAATCGCCAATATGCTTGGAATCGCAGCCGGAACAGATAAGGCCACGGTACACGGCCTGGTGCGCCACATCAAAAATCTGATGAATAAGATCAAAATACCTCAGCAGATTACGGATTTAAAAGTTGATAAAGACGAATTTGAGCAGGCCGTAGGGGATATGGCGGAAAAAGCTCTGGCTGACAATTGTACATTGACCAACCCAAGAGTGCCTGTGGCAGAAGAAATTGAAGCCATTTACCGGAAACTGTGTAAGGGGGGCTATTGATGAAATTCATCACGGAAGATGATTTAAGGATTTTATTCAGAAAAGAACCCTTTACCGCCTATGACCTCCCTGTGGGAACCAGACTGACACCCGGAGCCCGCCAGTTTCTGGTGGATAAGAAGATTTCCATAACAGATGACCCCATGATGGCAAAACAGAAAAGTATAAAACCTGCGGAGAAAAAGGAAGCAGCACCGGAAAAAGAAATCTGCAAGGATCATTTCGTGTTAAGGAAGAAAACGCTTCAGGCACAGTTTTTGGAAGTGGGCCTTGAACTGTTAGGCCGGGACGTTCTTCTGGCAGAACAGGTATTTGATCTGGAACGAAAACTTTCCAACCTTAAAAAAGAGGGCCGGGAAGAGGAAACCGGATTTAAACCCTGCACCGGATTTCATGAGGATAACTTACAGGAACCCTTTGAGGATTGCTTTGAAATAACAGGTTTTCATGCACAGTCAGAAAAAGGGAAAGAAA of the Lacrimispora indolis DSM 755 genome contains:
- the cutD gene encoding choline TMA-lyase-activating enzyme, with amino-acid sequence MDHGTTGEIERKAFIFNVQKYNMYDGPGIRTLVFFKGCPLRCKWCSNPEGMVRKFQVMYKQNSCVSCGACADVCPVGIHVMSKETGKHEIQREKDCIGCMKCKNACPNAALTIAGEVKTISELLKIVEEDAAFYDISGGGVTLGGGEVTAQPEAALNLLMACKQEGINTAIETCGYTSTETILRIAEYVDLFLFDIKHMDPVRHNELVGVNNEQILTNLKELLHRRFNVKVRMPMLKGINDSREEIDGVIKFLMPFRDYKNFKGIDLLPYHKLGVNKYNQLDMEYPIEGDPSLSMEDLDRIEGWIKEYRFPVTVVKH
- a CDS encoding BMC domain-containing protein, with the translated sequence MIEMQRVIEESVPGKQVTIAHVIASPIPEVYECLGIDEMGAIGILTLSPFETSIIAADIAAKAADVEIGFLDRFTGSVIIAGDVDSVETALTAVCDTLKRGLGYMVPAVTKT
- a CDS encoding EutP/PduV family microcompartment system protein produces the protein MRKKRIMIIGPGGSGKTSLANVINGLTGPARKTQNMVYGKKTLDVPGVYLESPWMHKHIIAAAQDASHVLMLVDQSSCRESYPPGFAKAFRVPVIGVITGDGEKTENDGWCIRQLKKTGAKEPYYHINLSEGTGLLELLEELK
- a CDS encoding 1-propanol dehydrogenase PduQ; this encodes MEQFVMNTKVYMGSSCLDKMKELPVTKAYIICDPFMAQCGKVDMITELLKEKGSSYEVFSEVVPDPTIEVVSKAIGGMKCFGPDAVIAFGGGSAIDTAKAASHIYSQMGNGKLFLIAVPTTSGTGSEVTSFSVISDPQAQAKYPLRSDSMVPDAAFLDPRFTVSVPPHITADTGMDVLTHALEAYVSTNAGDFTDACAEKAVRLVWNYLARTVEDGSDMEARTHMHNASCLAGVAFNGASLGLCHSMAHALGARFHIPHGRSNAILLPHVISYNAGLEDAGEQKACGRYVAIANMLGIAAGTDKATVHGLVRHIKNLMNKIKIPQQITDLKVDKDEFEQAVGDMAEKALADNCTLTNPRVPVAEEIEAIYRKLCKGGY